One window of Quercus robur chromosome 5, dhQueRobu3.1, whole genome shotgun sequence genomic DNA carries:
- the LOC126727276 gene encoding receptor-like protein 56: MSSFANNVILLWFFVIAFLPCSWSQECSIEQKRALLEIKNSTNGSVFADWDGRDCCNAPGITCHGIDGGVSIIYLHSDNALSSTWYPNVTLFTIFDELQELILNSMNIGGELKPFCELKRLKSLSSLDLGNNLMEGTIHPCLGRIEKLEQLVLSGNRFHGNIPPLLLSNQSKIVLLDVSSNQLEGVLSFSIFANVTSLKYIDLSNNYLEVETESPSWVPTFHLSKLNLANCNLNKKNGHVVPSFISTQLDLNWLDLSYSSIEGGIPCQLLFNTSLQGLFLRSNKLTGSFLDCNAKNQTSTIVSFDLSDNQVRGPLPENIGHLLPWLNHCNMSSNALEGNIPWTLGNLSLVILDLSNNMLTGTIPQSLTKNGSADSLVYLNLSDNKLQGKMLPRDSIMPSLECLQLSGNRFEGVISPTISNSPSLVILDVSHNYLSGNIPRWLYSHPSLVAVLLKGNRFEGHLLRGMCQMRSLQVLDISFNHISGGIPSCINNITFWKKSSPSPTGSNYFTQKGRLSYLINLTDLYFEFGTSLLIKSMEYTFNGIPLLLMTGIDMSSNQLTGSIPSEMGELSQLRSLNLSNNFLTGSIPSSFRNLKNVESLDLSHNKLSGKIPSELVELNSLSAFSVAYNNLSGRIPFEKQFSTFNMKCYDGNPDLCGGPLPRNCSTPNQPDPTHKRDQKDQKEGTRVIDSPFFFYAFVAVSYAFGFWVFFGILIINKNWRMNYFRAVDRYVESFLEMLSKYW, translated from the exons ATGTCTTCTTTTGCTAATAATGTCATTTTGCTATGGTTTTTTGTTATCGCATTTCTACCTTGTTCTTGGAGTCAAGAATGCAGCATAGAACAGAAGAGAGCTCTCCTGGAGATCAAAAACTCCACAAATGGTTCAGTCTTCGCGGACTGGGATGGAAGAGACTGTTGTAACGCACCTGGAATCACTTGTCACGGTATTGATGGGGGagtttcaattatttatttgcATAGTGACAATGCACTATCAAGTACATGGTATCCAAATGTAACCCTGTTCACCATATTCGATGAACTGCAAGAACTGATACTTAATAGCATGAACATTGGAGGAGAACTTAAAC CCTTTTGTGAACTGAAGCGATTAAAAAGTCTAAGCTCGTTGGATCTTGGGAATAATTTAATGGAAGGCACTATTCATCCTTGTCTTGGGAGGATTGAAAAGCTTGAACAACTTGTTCTATCGGGTAATCGCTTTCATGGTAATATACCTCCATTATTATTGTCTAACCAAAGCAAGATTGTGTTGTTGGATGTTTCTAGTAATCAATTAGAAGGGGTAttgtcattttcaatttttgccaACGTTACAAGTCTCAAATACATTGATCTTTCCAACAACTACTTGGAGGTTGAAACCGAATCTCCCTCATGGGTCCCGACCTTTCATCTAAGTAAGCTGAACTTAGCAAATTGCAacctcaacaagaaaaatggtCACGTTGTGCCCAGCTTCATCTCCACCCAACTTGACTTGAATTGGCTAGACTTGTCTTATAGCTCAATAGAGGGAGGCATACCTTGTCAGCTGTTGTTCAACACGAGTCTCCAAGGTTTATTCTTGAGAAGCAACAAACTCACAGGTTCTTTTCTTGATTGCAATGCTAAAAATCAAACTTCAACAATTGTATCATTTGACTTATCTGATAATCAAGTCAGAGGCCCTCTTCCTGAAAATATTGGGCATCTTCTTCCATGGTTAAATCATTGTAACATGTCCTCAAATGCATTAGAAGGCAACATCCCTTGGACCTTGGGTAATTTGTCTCTTGTAATATTGGATCTTTCCAATAACATGCTCACAGGAACAATACCACAAAGTTTGACTAAAAATGGTAGCGCAGACTCATTGGTCTATCTAAATCTATCAGACAATAAATTGCAAGGAAAAATGCTCCCAAGGGACTCTATCATGCCAAGCTTGGAGTGCTTACAACTTAGTGGCAATCGCTTTGAAGGAGTCATCTCACCCACAATATCAAACAGCCCCTCCCTGGTAATCCTAGACGTTAGTCACAATTACTTGTCTGGAAATATTCCAAGGTGGTTGTATAGTCATCCTAGCTTGGTAGCAGTTCTTTTAAAAGGAAATCGCTTTGAAGGTCACCTACTACGAGGAATGTGTCAGATGAGAAGtttgcaagttttggacatctCTTTCAATCATATTTCAGGAGGTATTCCCTCCTGCATTAATAACATCACATTCTGGAAGAAGAGTTCTCCAAGTCCTACTGGCTCAAACTATTTCACACAGAAGGGTCGGTTGAGTTACCTTATAAATTTAACTGACttgtattttgaatttggaaCGTCCTTGCTAATAAAGAGTATGGAATATACTTTCAATGGTATCCCACTCTTATTGATGACAGGAATCGACATGTCATCTAACCAACTAACAGGTAGCATTCCTTCTGAAATGGGAGAATTGTCACAACTTAGGTCCTTGAACTTGTCAAATAATTTTCTAACAGGTTCCATTCCCAGTTCTTTTCGAAACTTGAAAAACGTGGAAAGTTTGGATCTCTCTCACAACAAATTGAGTGGGAAAATCCCTTCTGAGTTGGTTGAACTCAATTCTCTATCGGCATTTAGTGTTGCCTACAACAATCTTTCAGGAAGAATCCCATTTGAGAAGCAATTTTCAACATTCAACATGAAATGCTATGATGGCAATCCTGATCTTTGTGGAGGCCCTCTGCCAAGAAACTGCTCAACCCCGAACCAACCGGATCCTACACATAAGAGGGATCAAAAGGACCAGAAAGAAGGGACTAGAGTAATTGATAgccctttcttcttttatgcATTTGTTGCAGTCTCTTATgcatttgggttttgggttttctttgggATCCTAATCATTAACAAGAACTGGAGGATGAACTATTTTAGAGCTGTGGACAGATATGTTGAGTCATTTTTGGAAATGCTTTCCAAGTATTGGTGA